Proteins from a single region of Antechinus flavipes isolate AdamAnt ecotype Samford, QLD, Australia chromosome 2, AdamAnt_v2, whole genome shotgun sequence:
- the GMFB gene encoding glia maturation factor beta isoform X2, whose amino-acid sequence MKIDKDKRLVVLDEEHEGISPDELKDELPERQPRFIVYSYKYLHDDGRVSYPLCFIFSSPVGCKPEQQMMYAGSKNKLVQTAELTKVFEIRNTEDLTEEWLCEKLGFFH is encoded by the exons A TGAAGATTGACAAGGATAAACGGCTGGTAGTACTGGATGAAGAGCATGAG GGCATTTCACCAGATGAGCTTAAAGATGAACTACCTGAACGACAACCTCg CTTCATTGTATATAGTTATAAATATCTACATGATGATGGAAGAGTTTCATACCCTCTATGCTTTATATTTTCTAGTCCTGTTG GATGTAAGCCTGAACAACAGATGATGTATGCTGGGAGTAAGAATAAACTAGTTCAAACAGCTGAATTAACCAAG GTATTTGAAATAAGAAATACTGAAGACCTAACTGAAGAATGGTTATGTGAAAAACTTGGATTTTTCCATTAA
- the GMFB gene encoding glia maturation factor beta isoform X1, with amino-acid sequence MSESLVVCDVAEDLVEKLRKFRFRKETNNAAIIMKIDKDKRLVVLDEEHEGISPDELKDELPERQPRFIVYSYKYLHDDGRVSYPLCFIFSSPVGCKPEQQMMYAGSKNKLVQTAELTKVFEIRNTEDLTEEWLCEKLGFFH; translated from the exons ATG agtgaATCTCTGGTGGTTTGTGATGTTGCTGAAGATCTAGTGGAGAAACTGAGAAAGTTTCGTTTTCGCAAAGAAACTAACAATGCTGCTATTATAA TGAAGATTGACAAGGATAAACGGCTGGTAGTACTGGATGAAGAGCATGAG GGCATTTCACCAGATGAGCTTAAAGATGAACTACCTGAACGACAACCTCg CTTCATTGTATATAGTTATAAATATCTACATGATGATGGAAGAGTTTCATACCCTCTATGCTTTATATTTTCTAGTCCTGTTG GATGTAAGCCTGAACAACAGATGATGTATGCTGGGAGTAAGAATAAACTAGTTCAAACAGCTGAATTAACCAAG GTATTTGAAATAAGAAATACTGAAGACCTAACTGAAGAATGGTTATGTGAAAAACTTGGATTTTTCCATTAA